A single region of the Anaerostipes rhamnosivorans genome encodes:
- a CDS encoding S41 family peptidase, with protein sequence MKKQFSKILIAVLLVVSLGEGFFLYRAYSVSGDQLEVAKKLDRLEKTVDQYYTGKIDQEQLENYTYKGYLAGLGDPYSTYYSESEFKELMESTDGVFTGVGIYLSQDTVTGAIKVVKVIKGGPSDGSGIKSGDVLVEVDGKSVSDKDLDKVVSEVKGEEGTKVKLSFLRGKEKDTRDFTITRKKVETQTVETKMLDGGIGYLSISEFDEVTVSQFKEGIQKLEKQGMKGLILDVRDNPGGLVDAVVDIVDELLGKGKIVSIKDKQGKEKVYRSDAAQSVKVPLCVLVNGNSASASEILSGAVKDHKRGTLIGEKTFGKGIVQGFFKLGDGSYAKLTYASYYTPSGHNIHKKGIKPDVAVKNNSKSKGDQQLKNAQQVLVKQLEK encoded by the coding sequence ATGAAGAAACAGTTCTCAAAAATTTTGATCGCAGTTCTCCTGGTAGTATCCCTTGGAGAGGGATTCTTTTTATACCGGGCCTATTCGGTTTCAGGAGATCAGCTGGAGGTTGCAAAAAAGCTGGATCGCCTGGAAAAAACCGTGGACCAGTATTACACTGGAAAGATAGACCAGGAACAGCTGGAGAATTACACATACAAAGGATATCTGGCAGGTCTGGGAGACCCGTATTCCACTTATTATTCAGAGAGCGAATTTAAAGAGCTGATGGAATCCACTGACGGTGTATTTACTGGAGTGGGGATTTATCTTTCCCAGGATACAGTGACGGGAGCGATCAAGGTGGTCAAAGTCATAAAGGGCGGACCGAGTGACGGAAGCGGTATCAAATCTGGTGACGTTCTCGTAGAAGTAGATGGAAAGTCTGTCAGTGACAAAGATCTGGATAAAGTTGTGTCGGAAGTCAAAGGGGAAGAGGGTACGAAGGTCAAACTGTCATTTCTCAGAGGAAAAGAAAAGGACACAAGAGATTTCACCATTACAAGAAAAAAAGTTGAGACCCAGACTGTCGAGACAAAAATGCTTGACGGAGGCATCGGCTACCTTTCCATCTCAGAGTTTGATGAGGTGACAGTGAGCCAGTTTAAAGAAGGGATACAGAAGCTTGAGAAGCAGGGTATGAAAGGCCTGATCCTGGATGTCAGGGACAATCCAGGAGGGCTTGTGGATGCCGTTGTAGATATTGTCGATGAACTGCTTGGAAAAGGAAAGATTGTGTCCATCAAGGATAAGCAGGGAAAAGAAAAGGTATACCGCTCAGATGCTGCCCAGTCAGTGAAGGTACCGCTTTGCGTTCTTGTGAACGGAAACAGTGCCAGTGCGTCAGAGATTCTGTCCGGCGCGGTGAAAGACCACAAGAGAGGTACCTTAATTGGTGAGAAGACATTTGGAAAGGGAATCGTCCAGGGCTTCTTTAAGCTGGGTGACGGCTCTTATGCCAAGCTCACATATGCATCTTACTATACACCTTCCGGGCACAATATTCACAAAAAGGGTATTAAGCCCGATGTGGCAGTGAAGAATAATTCCAAATCAAAGGGAGATCAACAGCTAAAGAATGCACAGCAGGTGCTTGTAAAACAGCTGGAGAAATAA
- a CDS encoding acyl CoA:acetate/3-ketoacid CoA transferase: MSKLKSAEEAVKQIKDGDTVAINGFGFGFGFAEEIAKALGERYETEGHPKDLTLLFASGCGDGGALEEDFGLDHLAKEGMVKKIIAGHVGLAKKLSKMINDNKIAAYNFPQGVVAHLFRAIAGGKPGVLTQVGLKTFADPRVEGGRMNEAAQKESFVEVMEAGGKEYLFYRSIPVDVAVIRGTIGDEKGNMTVEEEGVLLETLHIAEAAKNSGGIVIGQIREEAKAGTLDPRDVYIPGIMVDTLVKSKPENHKMNCTLSFDPSFTGDVKVPSDSIAPMEMGIRKVIAKRCAKELKLDTTINLGIGVPEGVAAVALEAGIADRLTMTIEAGAIGGVPQGGHSLGASANVEVLIGQPNLFDFYDGGGLDLTCLGLAQADAQGNINVSKFHGRMVGCGGFVNISQNTKNVIFCGSFTAGKSLIEVKDKGLQIVQDGEFIKFVDKVEQITFSGDYGAETGQNVLYVTERAVFRLTKDGLELTEIAPGIDLEKHILEKMEFRPLISKNLREMDADIFENTPLKIGGE, from the coding sequence ATGTCTAAATTAAAAAGCGCAGAGGAAGCGGTAAAACAGATCAAGGACGGCGACACTGTAGCAATCAATGGCTTTGGGTTTGGGTTCGGGTTCGCAGAGGAGATCGCAAAAGCTCTGGGTGAACGCTATGAAACAGAGGGGCATCCAAAAGATCTGACCCTGCTGTTTGCTTCCGGTTGCGGCGACGGCGGCGCACTGGAGGAAGACTTTGGATTGGACCACCTGGCAAAAGAGGGAATGGTGAAAAAGATCATCGCAGGGCATGTAGGGCTTGCAAAAAAGCTGAGCAAGATGATAAACGACAATAAGATCGCCGCGTATAATTTCCCCCAGGGTGTGGTTGCACATTTATTCCGCGCCATCGCAGGCGGGAAACCGGGAGTGCTGACCCAGGTAGGACTAAAGACCTTTGCGGATCCGCGAGTGGAAGGCGGGCGCATGAATGAGGCAGCCCAGAAAGAAAGCTTTGTGGAGGTTATGGAAGCAGGAGGAAAGGAATATCTGTTTTATCGCTCCATTCCTGTGGATGTGGCTGTCATCAGGGGAACAATAGGTGATGAAAAAGGAAATATGACCGTGGAGGAGGAAGGTGTTCTGCTGGAAACCCTTCACATAGCAGAGGCGGCAAAAAACTCCGGTGGAATTGTTATCGGGCAGATCAGAGAAGAGGCAAAGGCCGGAACGCTGGATCCAAGAGATGTGTATATCCCGGGAATCATGGTGGATACCTTGGTGAAATCGAAGCCTGAAAATCACAAAATGAACTGCACACTTTCATTTGATCCCTCATTTACGGGAGATGTGAAGGTACCTTCTGACAGCATTGCCCCCATGGAGATGGGCATACGGAAAGTCATCGCTAAGAGATGTGCCAAGGAATTAAAGCTGGACACCACCATCAACCTTGGCATCGGAGTGCCGGAGGGAGTGGCCGCTGTAGCCTTAGAGGCAGGAATTGCAGACCGTCTCACCATGACCATTGAGGCGGGAGCCATCGGAGGTGTTCCTCAGGGAGGACACAGCCTTGGGGCGTCCGCAAATGTGGAGGTGCTGATCGGGCAGCCGAATCTTTTTGATTTTTATGACGGAGGAGGCCTGGACCTGACCTGCTTAGGACTTGCGCAGGCAGATGCCCAGGGGAATATCAATGTCAGCAAGTTTCACGGAAGAATGGTGGGCTGCGGAGGGTTTGTAAATATATCCCAGAACACGAAAAATGTGATCTTCTGCGGGAGTTTTACTGCGGGGAAATCATTGATCGAAGTAAAAGATAAAGGGCTTCAGATCGTACAGGACGGAGAGTTCATAAAATTCGTGGATAAAGTGGAGCAGATCACCTTCAGCGGGGATTACGGGGCAGAGACGGGGCAGAATGTATTGTATGTGACAGAGCGGGCTGTATTCCGACTGACAAAGGACGGCCTGGAGCTGACCGAGATCGCGCCGGGCATTGACCTTGAGAAGCATATTCTCGAGAAGATGGAATTCAGGCCTCTGATCTCCAAGAATCTCCGGGAAATGGATGCTGATATATTTGAAAACACACCGCTGAAAATAGGAGGAGAATAG
- a CDS encoding MaoC family dehydratase, whose product MGNCSLKVGDECSFCKQISNEDVLAFAEVTGDKNPLHLDDSYAKNTVFKERIAHGMISAGVISAAIAMRLPGPGTTYLGQSLKFTGPVKIGDTVTATLRVKEMKEKPKFTIATIETTCVNQEGKVVVEGEATVIPPERKEDEACLN is encoded by the coding sequence ATGGGAAATTGTTCATTGAAAGTGGGAGATGAGTGTTCTTTTTGTAAACAAATCAGCAATGAGGATGTTCTGGCATTTGCAGAAGTGACGGGGGATAAAAATCCTCTGCATCTGGACGACAGTTATGCAAAGAATACGGTATTTAAAGAGAGGATCGCTCATGGAATGATCAGCGCCGGAGTCATCTCCGCTGCCATTGCCATGAGGCTTCCGGGGCCGGGCACCACATATCTGGGGCAGTCTCTAAAGTTCACCGGACCTGTAAAGATCGGCGATACAGTGACAGCAACACTGAGAGTGAAAGAGATGAAAGAGAAGCCGAAGTTTACCATCGCCACTATTGAAACTACCTGTGTCAATCAGGAAGGCAAGGTTGTAGTTGAGGGAGAAGCGACTGTCATTCCACCGGAACGTAAGGAGGATGAAGCATGTCTAAATTAA
- a CDS encoding murein hydrolase activator EnvC family protein, giving the protein MKRKYYNVLAFLLIGSLCFTALPAVTVKAKSKTEDLKDKSKKKEEENKQLEKKVADMEKQIQEMDQKIEKASNKADRLEKKLKDTKKQVEVTKQKLGEAKASKEKQYKIMSKRIKYLYENGSAGYIDVIVQAKSFNEFLTRLDYVSKISNYDNNMFRKLRKTQDSIALASKKLEKSYQEIKTVTKEAKEEENKIVSLADGKKAKLTQFQQKIASNKDLMQKYQDRLNSYDTASNTPSGGSSGSNSSSGSSGGSSSGSSGGSSSGSHHSGGGSSSSSSLTWPVPSCHTITSPYGNRTHPVQGGTKFHEGIDIGAPKGSTVVAAGSGTVEVAGYSPYNGNWVKIDHGNGLETLYLHNSSLNVSAGQRVRRGQKIASSGSTGMSTGPHVHFAVKKNGSYVNPMNYL; this is encoded by the coding sequence ATGAAGAGAAAGTATTACAATGTACTGGCATTTCTTTTGATCGGTTCTCTTTGTTTTACTGCGCTGCCGGCAGTTACAGTAAAAGCCAAAAGCAAAACCGAGGATCTGAAGGACAAGTCCAAGAAAAAGGAAGAGGAAAACAAACAGCTGGAAAAGAAGGTTGCCGACATGGAAAAGCAGATCCAGGAGATGGATCAAAAGATTGAGAAAGCATCCAACAAGGCGGACCGGCTGGAAAAGAAACTGAAAGATACAAAAAAACAGGTGGAGGTTACCAAGCAGAAGCTTGGTGAGGCTAAGGCTTCCAAAGAGAAACAGTATAAGATCATGAGCAAGAGGATCAAATATCTGTACGAAAATGGAAGCGCCGGTTATATTGATGTGATCGTACAGGCGAAGTCTTTTAATGAATTCTTAACCAGGCTTGATTATGTCTCAAAGATCTCCAACTACGACAACAACATGTTCCGAAAGCTGAGGAAGACCCAGGACAGCATAGCACTGGCATCCAAAAAGCTGGAGAAGAGTTATCAAGAGATAAAGACTGTCACAAAGGAGGCCAAGGAGGAAGAGAACAAGATCGTCAGTCTGGCCGATGGCAAAAAGGCAAAGCTTACGCAGTTCCAGCAGAAGATCGCATCCAATAAAGATTTGATGCAGAAGTATCAGGACCGTCTGAATTCCTATGACACAGCGTCCAACACCCCTTCCGGCGGCAGCTCGGGAAGCAATTCCTCATCCGGAAGTTCCGGGGGCAGCTCTTCGGGCAGTTCCGGTGGCTCCTCATCGGGCAGCCACCATTCAGGGGGAGGCAGCTCGTCATCATCTTCCCTGACCTGGCCGGTTCCTTCCTGCCACACCATCACCTCACCCTATGGCAACCGTACTCATCCGGTGCAGGGAGGAACGAAGTTCCATGAGGGCATCGATATCGGCGCTCCGAAAGGCTCCACCGTGGTGGCGGCGGGAAGCGGCACCGTGGAAGTGGCCGGATACAGCCCATATAACGGAAACTGGGTAAAGATCGATCACGGAAACGGGCTGGAGACATTATATCTGCACAATTCGTCCCTGAACGTTTCAGCAGGGCAGAGAGTCAGACGGGGACAGAAGATCGCATCCTCAGGATCCACAGGTATGTCCACGGGACCTCATGTTCATTTCGCCGTAAAGAAAAACGGCAGCTATGTAAATCCCATGAATTATTTATGA
- a CDS encoding prepilin-type N-terminal cleavage/methylation domain-containing protein has translation MRKKKDGFTLVELIVVLLILAILIALLIPSMTGYIRKAKEKAAIVECRNCVQAAQAILSEQYGETGTAALSSPYSQVLDQAEEKGTIQEIRYNGDYKVTYLKYTTKGKITVVYENDTYRIIRDEAGGGGDSTESGKDEETSGKGVTIIDSSGAKHEIKASSKDGWEQKKDAINNGYGAGFGNGVLYQDQTGLYASVNDPYFGTDQNKDLTLADLSARNPNQLIKIDSGTKLYIKDDVENESGPYLKNVKRGDLCYVDGSYYIAPGPVSEWDKPGQGNWIKLQF, from the coding sequence ATGAGAAAGAAAAAGGATGGATTTACGTTAGTGGAGCTCATTGTAGTTCTGCTGATCCTGGCAATATTAATCGCTCTTCTGATCCCATCCATGACTGGATATATAAGAAAAGCCAAGGAGAAGGCGGCCATCGTTGAATGCCGGAATTGTGTCCAGGCGGCTCAGGCAATTCTTTCAGAGCAATACGGGGAAACTGGAACTGCAGCCCTGTCTTCTCCCTACAGCCAGGTCCTGGACCAGGCGGAGGAAAAGGGAACCATTCAGGAGATTCGTTACAATGGTGACTATAAGGTGACCTACCTAAAATATACTACAAAGGGCAAAATTACGGTTGTCTATGAAAATGACACCTACAGGATCATCAGGGATGAAGCGGGCGGAGGAGGAGACAGCACCGAGTCTGGTAAGGATGAGGAAACCTCCGGCAAAGGCGTGACGATCATAGACAGCAGCGGGGCAAAGCATGAAATCAAAGCCTCTTCAAAGGATGGATGGGAACAGAAAAAGGATGCCATAAACAACGGATATGGGGCCGGGTTTGGAAATGGCGTCCTATACCAGGATCAAACAGGGCTCTATGCGTCCGTGAACGACCCGTATTTTGGTACGGACCAGAATAAGGATCTTACGCTGGCTGACCTGTCAGCAAGGAATCCCAATCAGCTGATCAAAATTGACTCCGGTACAAAACTGTATATCAAGGATGACGTGGAAAATGAGTCAGGTCCGTATTTAAAGAATGTTAAGCGCGGGGATCTGTGTTATGTGGACGGCAGCTATTATATCGCTCCTGGTCCTGTAAGTGAATGGGATAAACCAGGACAAGGAAATTGGATCAAGCTTCAGTTTTAG
- a CDS encoding LysR family transcriptional regulator, producing MNLKQLTYFVALAKNQNFTTAANELFICQSALSKTIKAMEEDLNVQLVDRTAKHFCLTPEGRMLYQEGQDALESINNQMEHLRDCINAENGEISVGIPPVISTIYFASIIQGFRKAYPGIRLNIAEEGANTVKEKVQSGEIDIGVVILPFASDDFHILPVFKSDNVLTVSTEHPLACRDKAAFRELRNEEFISLDKTFMLHSRTRELCHMSGFEPNIVMESSQWDFVAEMVSLNQGVAILPRPILSRFNSDKIKILTLTEPEFPWDIALIIRKDKYVSNPIKNFQTYVKEHGNIK from the coding sequence ATGAACTTAAAACAGCTGACTTATTTTGTCGCCCTGGCAAAAAACCAGAATTTTACCACAGCGGCAAATGAACTGTTTATATGCCAGTCGGCGCTGAGCAAGACCATCAAAGCGATGGAGGAGGATCTGAACGTGCAGCTGGTGGACCGGACGGCAAAGCATTTCTGCCTGACGCCGGAGGGCCGGATGCTCTATCAGGAGGGACAGGATGCACTGGAGAGCATCAACAATCAGATGGAGCATTTACGGGACTGTATCAATGCGGAGAACGGCGAAATCTCTGTAGGAATCCCGCCGGTGATCAGTACGATTTATTTTGCGTCCATCATTCAGGGATTCAGAAAAGCCTATCCGGGAATCCGGCTTAACATAGCGGAGGAGGGCGCCAACACGGTAAAAGAAAAGGTACAGTCAGGGGAGATCGACATCGGCGTGGTGATCCTTCCCTTTGCATCAGATGATTTTCATATCCTGCCAGTGTTTAAGTCGGATAATGTACTGACCGTCAGCACGGAGCATCCGCTGGCATGCCGGGATAAGGCCGCTTTTAGGGAACTTCGTAATGAAGAATTTATCTCTTTGGATAAGACCTTTATGCTTCACAGCCGGACAAGGGAGCTGTGTCATATGTCCGGTTTTGAGCCTAATATCGTTATGGAGAGCTCCCAGTGGGACTTTGTGGCTGAGATGGTATCCCTAAATCAAGGTGTGGCCATCCTGCCGCGGCCTATATTATCCCGTTTTAACTCTGATAAGATTAAGATCCTGACATTGACAGAGCCTGAATTCCCCTGGGATATCGCACTGATCATAAGAAAAGATAAGTATGTGTCAAACCCAATTAAAAATTTTCAAACGTATGTAAAAGAACACGGGAATATTAAATAA
- the ftsX gene encoding permease-like cell division protein FtsX, protein MIFRRLAYGFKEGLKNILRNKIFSLATVGTIMACIFLLGVTLSVLLNVRATVKQAEDSVTISVFFDEKLPKGQKDAIGKGIKNHKEVQSVRYVSAEEAWAKYKKEVFKNNEDLLEGFEGKNPLNESDSYEVMLKDVKYHEKMVGEFKSMDGVRKVEYAKGAAEGISKANLLGAYVAGAIILILLFVSVFLVSNTVSIGIAVRKEEIAIMRLIGATNRFIRAPFIVEGAVIGMIGSLIPVGVIYIGYKVIVNYIMDKFHVLTNFMEFVPVHQIMVYLIPASLLVGLGIGCLGSSFTIRKYLRV, encoded by the coding sequence ATGATATTTAGACGACTGGCCTATGGATTTAAAGAAGGGCTGAAAAATATACTAAGAAATAAGATCTTTTCTCTGGCGACGGTGGGCACGATTATGGCTTGTATTTTTCTGCTGGGAGTGACATTGTCTGTGCTTCTCAATGTGAGGGCCACGGTAAAGCAGGCGGAGGATTCTGTGACCATCTCAGTATTTTTCGATGAAAAGCTGCCAAAAGGACAAAAGGATGCCATAGGAAAAGGAATCAAAAATCATAAGGAGGTCCAGTCTGTCCGCTATGTATCAGCGGAGGAAGCGTGGGCCAAGTATAAAAAAGAAGTGTTCAAGAACAATGAGGATCTTCTGGAAGGCTTTGAGGGAAAAAACCCGTTAAATGAATCAGACTCCTATGAAGTTATGCTAAAGGACGTGAAGTACCATGAAAAGATGGTGGGAGAGTTTAAGTCCATGGACGGTGTGAGGAAGGTAGAGTATGCAAAAGGTGCGGCTGAGGGGATATCCAAGGCCAATCTGTTGGGAGCTTATGTGGCAGGAGCCATCATATTAATTCTGTTGTTTGTCTCCGTTTTTCTTGTGAGCAATACCGTTTCCATAGGAATTGCTGTGAGAAAAGAAGAGATCGCGATCATGAGGCTCATCGGCGCCACTAACCGGTTTATCAGAGCTCCGTTTATCGTAGAGGGGGCAGTCATCGGCATGATAGGCTCTTTGATCCCTGTGGGTGTCATTTACATAGGATATAAGGTGATCGTTAATTATATCATGGATAAATTCCACGTTCTGACCAACTTCATGGAGTTTGTTCCGGTGCATCAGATCATGGTATATCTCATACCGGCATCACTGCTGGTCGGACTGGGCATCGGATGTCTCGGAAGCAGCTTTACCATCAGAAAATATCTGAGAGTGTAG
- the ftsE gene encoding cell division ATP-binding protein FtsE — MITLQNVTKEYQKGSIGLDNVSLEVDKGEFAFIVGKSGSGKTTLIKLLLKELEATSGDIVVNGYHYQKMKKRQIPYIRRQIGVVFQDFRLLRDRSIYENVAFAQQVIEVPKRAMKRQVQNVLEMVGLGNRLRALPDELSGGEQQRVAIARALVNHPALLLADEPTGNLDPQNAKEIMDLLVEIQKRGTTVIVVTHNKDIVNEMGKRVIALNEGAVHHDEKGGTYDI, encoded by the coding sequence ATGATTACACTGCAGAATGTGACGAAGGAGTACCAAAAAGGCAGCATTGGACTGGATAACGTTTCACTGGAGGTAGATAAGGGGGAATTTGCCTTCATTGTTGGAAAGAGCGGATCCGGTAAGACAACGCTGATCAAGCTTTTGTTAAAAGAACTGGAAGCCACGTCTGGGGATATCGTTGTGAACGGTTATCATTACCAGAAGATGAAGAAACGTCAGATACCGTATATTAGGAGGCAGATCGGCGTGGTATTCCAGGATTTCCGGCTCTTAAGGGACCGGAGTATCTATGAGAATGTGGCATTTGCCCAGCAGGTGATCGAGGTGCCTAAGAGGGCCATGAAGCGCCAGGTGCAAAATGTCCTTGAGATGGTGGGGCTGGGCAACAGGCTCAGGGCCCTGCCGGACGAACTGTCCGGCGGTGAGCAGCAGAGGGTTGCCATTGCCAGGGCTTTAGTCAACCATCCAGCGCTTCTGCTGGCGGATGAACCCACCGGGAATTTGGACCCGCAGAACGCAAAGGAGATCATGGATCTTCTGGTGGAGATACAGAAGCGGGGGACCACGGTCATTGTTGTGACCCATAATAAGGACATTGTGAACGAGATGGGGAAACGGGTCATCGCGCTGAATGAGGGAGCCGTCCATCACGACGAGAAAGGCGGCACCTATGATATTTAG
- a CDS encoding GntP family permease, whose product MIGIVLGLALLVFLAYKGYSIIWVAPVSAMVVALTGGLSLLPAYTDTYMQGLVDFAKSWFPMFLLGAIFGKAMEVTGAAHSVAKKLSSMIGAQRAILAVIISCGILVYGGISLFVVVFAIYPIAVSLFREADLPRRLIPGCIACGAFTFSMTAFPGNPQLNNIIPTKYFGTNAMSGPIMGIAGGLVMLVGGYMWLSYRSKKMTAAGEHFDEPDNMKESSSENLPNPFVSVVPLLIVVVSLNVLPMFIAFPDDKKSTYAIIIALLLGIAASVLLNLSQLKDIIAAVSEGASGSVMAIMNTSAAVGFGAVVKAVPGFAVLTKAVLGIKASPLISEALAVTLLAGATGSSSGGMGIALEALGPKYMEMAAALNIDPGAFHRVASIASGGLDSLPHCGAVITLLAVAGMTHKKSYADIGMVTCVIPILATIVVVAMGMMGIV is encoded by the coding sequence ATGATTGGAATTGTTTTAGGGCTTGCACTGCTGGTATTTCTGGCGTATAAAGGATATTCAATTATCTGGGTGGCTCCCGTGTCTGCCATGGTGGTGGCGCTTACTGGAGGTCTGTCACTCCTGCCCGCTTATACAGACACCTACATGCAGGGACTTGTGGATTTTGCGAAATCCTGGTTTCCGATGTTCCTTTTAGGGGCGATATTCGGAAAGGCCATGGAAGTCACAGGGGCTGCACATTCCGTGGCGAAAAAGCTGTCTTCTATGATTGGCGCACAGAGAGCAATCCTGGCTGTAATCATCAGCTGCGGTATATTGGTCTATGGGGGGATTTCCCTATTTGTGGTGGTATTCGCTATCTACCCAATCGCTGTCTCCTTGTTCCGGGAGGCAGACCTTCCCAGAAGGCTGATACCGGGCTGTATCGCCTGCGGAGCATTTACTTTTTCCATGACTGCTTTTCCGGGAAATCCACAGCTTAATAATATCATTCCCACGAAATATTTTGGCACCAATGCAATGTCAGGACCTATTATGGGAATCGCAGGAGGGCTTGTAATGCTTGTGGGCGGTTATATGTGGCTGTCTTACCGGTCAAAAAAAATGACTGCCGCGGGAGAACACTTTGATGAACCGGACAATATGAAAGAGAGCTCATCAGAAAATCTGCCGAACCCTTTCGTTTCTGTTGTTCCTCTGTTGATCGTGGTGGTATCATTGAATGTCCTGCCTATGTTTATCGCTTTTCCAGATGATAAAAAATCCACCTACGCTATCATTATTGCGCTTTTGCTGGGCATCGCGGCATCAGTGTTGTTGAATTTGTCTCAGTTAAAAGACATTATTGCTGCTGTCAGTGAAGGTGCCAGCGGATCTGTCATGGCGATTATGAACACATCGGCTGCCGTAGGTTTTGGGGCAGTGGTGAAAGCGGTTCCTGGATTTGCGGTGCTGACAAAGGCGGTCCTGGGAATCAAGGCAAGCCCGCTGATCTCCGAGGCATTAGCTGTGACACTGCTGGCAGGAGCTACCGGATCTTCTTCCGGTGGTATGGGAATTGCGCTGGAGGCGTTGGGACCAAAGTATATGGAGATGGCAGCGGCATTAAATATTGACCCTGGAGCATTTCACCGGGTGGCTTCCATCGCTTCTGGAGGCCTTGATTCACTGCCGCACTGCGGAGCTGTCATCACACTGCTGGCAGTGGCCGGAATGACCCATAAGAAATCCTATGCGGATATTGGAATGGTAACCTGTGTGATACCGATATTGGCTACTATCGTTGTCGTTGCAATGGGAATGATGGGGATCGTGTGA
- a CDS encoding GntR family transcriptional regulator: MELESGINKLIFEYYEARIVYGYYEYGDKLPAIPKICAVFRMAPATVRAGLAALEKQGYIRIDARKASMVIYKADRAKRRKLAAEYFVPRKEEIKDLLDSSDMLIRPIWDLAISRLGMEDWARFKEELGQPSEFLGMMPIRFFLFTLCELGNSLILNLYWELIRFLRFPYLEISRQTDPGGQEYSHKTMLELRNQYEAEFRDGVDRLFDFIEESVKEYAMEDTEQISFEWNIYRQRPQLCYTLVCHVIRDIGKGIYPVGSFLPSLPQMSRHYGVSVSTVRRSLSILNSVGITQSFQGKGTQIQMNVREINFERPEIRDGLRLYCESLQLLHITMQHVFLYTFENVSEADKDIFKHRFLQLLEEKNSYLCFDISLAFIEEHCPRSIIRECYKKVRELTAWGYPFTLYRLNGKSMHMEYSQIIEKAAGYLKSGDLSAFTDCLEDLLEREEHNVNVAFSKY, from the coding sequence ATGGAGTTAGAATCCGGGATCAATAAGCTTATTTTTGAATACTATGAGGCCAGAATCGTCTATGGATATTATGAATATGGAGATAAACTTCCTGCAATTCCAAAGATCTGTGCGGTTTTTCGTATGGCTCCGGCCACAGTCCGCGCCGGTTTAGCGGCCTTGGAGAAACAAGGTTACATACGTATTGACGCAAGGAAGGCCTCAATGGTGATCTACAAAGCGGACCGGGCAAAGAGACGAAAGCTGGCAGCTGAATATTTTGTGCCTAGAAAGGAAGAAATTAAGGATTTGCTTGATTCCAGCGACATGCTGATCAGACCTATATGGGACTTGGCCATAAGCCGTCTGGGAATGGAAGACTGGGCCAGGTTCAAAGAGGAATTGGGACAGCCGTCGGAATTTTTGGGAATGATGCCAATCCGTTTTTTTCTGTTCACTCTGTGTGAACTGGGCAACAGTCTGATTTTAAATCTGTATTGGGAACTGATCCGCTTTCTGCGTTTTCCTTATCTGGAGATCAGCCGGCAGACGGATCCGGGTGGTCAGGAATACAGCCATAAAACGATGCTGGAGTTGAGAAATCAGTATGAGGCCGAGTTCCGGGACGGCGTAGACAGATTGTTTGATTTTATAGAGGAATCCGTGAAGGAATATGCTATGGAGGATACAGAACAGATTTCATTTGAATGGAATATTTACCGTCAGAGGCCTCAGCTGTGTTATACACTTGTCTGTCATGTGATTCGCGATATCGGAAAGGGAATTTATCCTGTTGGAAGTTTTCTGCCATCTCTGCCGCAGATGTCTAGACACTATGGTGTATCTGTCAGTACTGTCCGTCGGTCATTGAGTATTTTAAACAGCGTAGGGATCACACAGTCCTTCCAGGGAAAAGGGACACAGATCCAGATGAACGTCCGAGAGATCAATTTTGAACGTCCTGAGATCAGAGACGGCCTCAGGCTTTACTGTGAAAGCCTGCAGCTGCTGCATATTACGATGCAGCATGTATTCTTATATACATTTGAAAATGTCTCAGAAGCGGATAAAGACATATTTAAGCATCGGTTTTTACAACTCCTAGAAGAGAAAAACAGCTATCTTTGCTTTGATATCAGCCTGGCATTTATAGAGGAACACTGTCCTCGTTCCATTATTCGGGAATGCTATAAGAAGGTCAGGGAGCTGACAGCATGGGGATATCCGTTCACTTTGTACCGTCTGAACGGTAAAAGTATGC